Proteins encoded by one window of Sulfurospirillum barnesii SES-3:
- a CDS encoding proline dehydrogenase family protein, with amino-acid sequence MQVNKEVIQRAILLAQIWQNRASELVSDFDRTFHIKMNKMLSHPQDKLFLIELMDQSFRSKNPTRVANQIAYLFSKYKMASFFTSSERFLVFLFLNAGIYMPQISIPLFVNTIREDTKTVVLKGEEEPFNAHLRQRKNEGTRLNVNLIGEVVLGEVEAQERIEKYLKVLENPNVDYISIKISTLFSQINALAYEETVKELVSRLRLIYAQAKKYSYINAQGKKENKFINLDMEEYRDLALTFSAFTQTLDLPEFQDFYAGIVLQAYLPDSHLWQQKLIAWAKKRVENGGSAIKMRLVKGANMEMEETEAGLRHWALVTHTRKIDTDSNYKMMGEFGLRAENAPYVHLGMASHNLFELAYGYELAREYGTTHYFSMEMLEGMSESARLAIKELSGEVILYAPTAKKEQFTNAIAYLVRRLDENTGTENFIRYSFGLKVGTPQWEAQKEKFIASFENIEHLFIGSKRIQNRLSEQWDGYEGGTYYTGTYHGEADTDFILTPNKEWAKSIREKWMKKAGEELSIVPVVVGGTCIRERDIETVMDKSQRKKGVLCGSFARARKEDLQHAVDVAVEDRDGWRSLSVAERQKILCAVANKMRKRRADLIGVAAAEVGKVFSETDVEVSEAIDFLEFYGYSARYFDTYKNLTCKGKGVGVIVPPWNFPIAIPVGGISAALAAGNCVILKPASAATLCAYELCQCFWEAGISQNTLQFVPCAGSLAGEYLIQNEKVDFVILTGGEETAYKMLESRPNLFLSAETGGKDATIVTAMSDRDQAIKNVIHSAFSNSGQKCSATSLLILEEEVYHDPRFKAGLIDAAKSLHVGSVWNFTNRLATLANPIGGALKHALENLEEGESWALAPTYAEDNEYMLRPCIKWGVKEGSFCHKNELFGPLLSVMCARDLTHAIEIVNATGYGLTSGIESLDEREVAYWKKHLKAGNLYVNRGTTGAIVLRQPFGGLGKSAVGTGRKAGIDNYITQFMDIKEVGEPKIKQLGKHFFIECIHQWRDGCSKGVYANFQQDFEKLHFAVGSYLEQYEDVFTQEKDFVKVRGEDNIFKYLPLQKIAIRIEPKDTLFDVMSRIMAAKIAQVSLHVSIDRDAKSEVISFLYENKERVLGKEDTLEREDEVMFTQLFEGVDKVFYSHAERISPFVYQEAAKKAKCIVRMKALMEGRIELLHYFNEQSISHSYHRYGNLGVRGIKK; translated from the coding sequence ATGCAAGTGAATAAGGAAGTGATTCAAAGAGCAATACTCTTAGCCCAAATATGGCAAAACAGAGCGAGTGAATTGGTGAGTGATTTTGATCGTACGTTTCACATCAAGATGAATAAAATGCTAAGCCATCCGCAAGATAAACTTTTTCTCATTGAACTTATGGATCAGAGTTTTAGAAGCAAGAACCCGACACGTGTTGCCAATCAGATTGCGTATCTATTTTCCAAATACAAGATGGCATCTTTTTTTACAAGTTCAGAACGCTTTTTAGTTTTTTTATTTCTGAATGCAGGGATTTATATGCCTCAAATTTCGATTCCATTGTTTGTGAATACTATACGAGAAGATACAAAAACAGTGGTACTTAAAGGAGAAGAAGAACCGTTTAATGCACATTTACGTCAGCGTAAAAATGAAGGCACACGACTGAATGTTAATTTAATAGGAGAAGTGGTTTTAGGAGAAGTGGAGGCACAAGAACGCATTGAAAAGTATCTTAAAGTGCTTGAAAATCCTAATGTAGACTATATTTCTATCAAAATTTCAACACTCTTTTCGCAAATTAATGCTTTGGCTTACGAAGAAACAGTCAAAGAGCTCGTCTCACGGCTTCGTCTTATTTACGCACAGGCTAAAAAGTATAGCTATATCAATGCGCAAGGCAAAAAGGAGAACAAATTTATCAATCTTGACATGGAAGAGTATCGTGACCTAGCCTTAACATTTAGTGCATTTACGCAAACATTGGATTTGCCAGAATTTCAAGATTTTTATGCAGGTATTGTGCTTCAAGCCTATTTACCAGATTCGCATCTTTGGCAGCAAAAACTTATAGCATGGGCTAAAAAACGGGTTGAAAATGGCGGTTCTGCGATTAAAATGCGTTTGGTTAAGGGTGCGAATATGGAAATGGAAGAGACTGAAGCAGGGCTTCGTCATTGGGCATTGGTGACGCACACACGAAAAATTGACACCGATAGCAATTATAAAATGATGGGTGAGTTTGGTCTTCGTGCTGAAAACGCACCGTATGTGCACTTAGGTATGGCATCACACAATCTTTTTGAGTTAGCTTATGGCTATGAACTTGCTCGTGAATATGGTACAACCCACTACTTTAGCATGGAAATGTTAGAGGGCATGAGTGAATCTGCTCGACTTGCCATTAAAGAGCTCAGCGGTGAGGTTATTTTGTATGCACCTACCGCCAAAAAAGAGCAATTTACCAATGCTATTGCGTATTTGGTACGAAGATTGGATGAAAATACGGGTACAGAGAATTTTATTCGTTACTCCTTTGGCCTAAAGGTAGGAACACCCCAGTGGGAAGCACAGAAAGAAAAGTTTATTGCTTCCTTTGAGAATATAGAGCACCTTTTTATAGGCTCAAAACGGATACAAAACAGACTAAGCGAGCAGTGGGATGGGTATGAAGGTGGCACGTATTATACAGGTACATATCATGGTGAAGCTGATACGGATTTTATTCTAACGCCAAATAAAGAGTGGGCAAAAAGCATTCGTGAAAAATGGATGAAAAAAGCAGGTGAAGAGCTGAGTATTGTTCCTGTTGTTGTAGGAGGTACGTGCATTCGTGAGCGAGACATTGAAACTGTCATGGATAAATCTCAACGTAAAAAGGGTGTTTTATGTGGCTCTTTTGCACGTGCACGTAAAGAAGATTTACAGCATGCCGTGGATGTGGCAGTAGAAGATAGAGATGGTTGGAGAAGCCTTAGTGTGGCTGAGCGTCAAAAAATTCTGTGTGCTGTTGCGAATAAGATGCGCAAGAGGAGGGCTGATCTTATTGGTGTGGCTGCTGCTGAGGTGGGAAAAGTTTTTAGTGAAACCGATGTAGAAGTCAGTGAAGCCATTGATTTTTTAGAATTTTACGGTTACAGTGCACGTTATTTTGATACCTATAAAAACCTTACATGTAAAGGTAAGGGGGTTGGTGTTATCGTCCCTCCATGGAACTTCCCCATTGCTATTCCTGTGGGCGGTATCAGTGCTGCTTTGGCGGCAGGAAATTGCGTGATTTTAAAACCTGCTAGTGCTGCAACACTGTGTGCGTATGAACTATGTCAATGTTTTTGGGAGGCAGGAATTAGCCAGAATACCTTACAATTTGTGCCATGCGCTGGGAGTTTGGCAGGTGAATATCTTATTCAAAATGAGAAAGTGGATTTTGTTATTTTAACAGGAGGCGAAGAGACAGCGTATAAAATGTTAGAAAGCCGTCCAAATCTTTTCTTAAGCGCAGAGACAGGTGGGAAGGATGCCACCATTGTAACAGCTATGAGCGATCGTGATCAAGCCATTAAAAATGTCATACACTCTGCTTTTTCAAACAGCGGTCAAAAATGTTCTGCAACATCTTTGCTTATTTTAGAAGAGGAAGTGTACCATGATCCTCGTTTTAAAGCAGGGCTGATTGATGCGGCAAAAAGTTTACATGTAGGTTCTGTATGGAATTTTACCAATCGCCTAGCAACCCTTGCTAATCCTATTGGAGGAGCATTAAAACATGCACTTGAAAACCTTGAAGAGGGTGAAAGCTGGGCATTGGCACCAACGTATGCCGAAGACAATGAGTACATGCTTAGGCCATGCATTAAGTGGGGTGTAAAAGAGGGGAGCTTTTGCCATAAAAATGAGCTATTTGGACCTCTACTTTCAGTGATGTGTGCACGTGACCTTACGCATGCCATAGAGATTGTCAATGCAACAGGCTATGGGTTAACTTCAGGGATAGAATCTTTAGATGAGCGAGAAGTGGCATATTGGAAGAAACATCTTAAAGCAGGAAATCTTTATGTCAACAGAGGAACAACAGGCGCTATTGTTCTTCGTCAGCCTTTTGGAGGTCTGGGTAAATCTGCTGTAGGGACAGGAAGAAAAGCGGGTATTGACAATTACATTACACAATTTATGGATATTAAAGAGGTTGGTGAACCAAAAATAAAGCAGCTAGGGAAGCATTTTTTTATAGAGTGCATTCATCAGTGGCGTGATGGTTGCTCCAAAGGAGTGTATGCAAATTTTCAACAGGATTTTGAGAAATTACATTTTGCTGTGGGAAGTTACCTTGAGCAGTATGAAGACGTTTTTACGCAAGAGAAAGATTTTGTTAAGGTCAGAGGCGAAGACAATATTTTTAAATACCTTCCTTTACAGAAAATAGCAATTCGTATTGAACCAAAGGATACACTTTTTGATGTAATGAGCCGTATTATGGCAGCTAAAATTGCTCAAGTCTCTTTACATGTAAGTATAGATAGAGATGCTAAGAGCGAGGTTATCTCCTTTTTATATGAAAACAAAGAAAGAGTTTTAGGTAAAGAAGATACGCTAGAGCGAGAAGATGAAGTGATGTTTACGCAATTATTTGAAGGTGTTGATAAGGTTTTTTATTCACACGCAGAGCGTATCTCACCTTTTGTCTATCAAGAAGCAGCAAAAAAAGCCAAATGCATTGTAAGAATGAAAGCTTTAATGGAGGGGCGTATAGAATTGTTGCATTATTTTAATGAGCAAAGCATCTCACACAGTTATCATCGCTATGGTAATCTTGGAGTAAGAGGTATCAAAAAGTAA
- a CDS encoding YaaA family protein — MKILFSPSETKSNTITSGPLSDESFIFPHLYEKRLDILNAYQSYIEKSPLLLLQKLFGYKDEEKTRLHATINLFTSFTCKAIERYTGVAYQYLDFKTLDAPSQSFLENNVMIFSNLFGPLLGKDFIPEYKLKQGESFNGLDIETFYKKNFTDAIDAWCGDELILDLRAGFYEKFYTLKQPYITMKFLKNGKNVSHFAKAYRGTVLRDIAYHRPSTEKEFQKIPFAGLKLKEILLFKYKQEYIFESID; from the coding sequence ATGAAAATTTTATTTTCACCCAGTGAAACAAAATCAAATACAATAACCTCAGGCCCTCTCTCGGATGAAAGTTTTATTTTTCCTCATTTATATGAAAAGCGCTTAGACATTTTAAACGCTTATCAAAGCTATATAGAAAAGTCCCCTCTTTTGCTACTTCAAAAACTTTTCGGATACAAGGATGAAGAAAAAACTCGTCTACATGCTACTATCAATCTTTTTACGTCGTTTACATGTAAAGCCATTGAGCGATATACGGGTGTGGCGTATCAGTATTTAGATTTTAAAACACTGGATGCCCCTTCGCAATCATTTCTTGAAAACAATGTCATGATTTTTTCTAATTTATTTGGTCCACTCTTAGGAAAAGATTTTATTCCTGAATATAAACTCAAGCAAGGTGAATCATTTAACGGATTAGACATTGAAACCTTTTACAAAAAAAACTTTACTGATGCCATAGATGCTTGGTGTGGTGATGAACTTATTCTTGACTTGCGGGCAGGTTTTTATGAAAAATTTTACACCCTCAAGCAGCCCTATATTACGATGAAGTTTCTTAAGAATGGAAAGAATGTCAGTCATTTTGCCAAAGCGTATAGAGGCACTGTTTTAAGGGATATTGCATACCACCGACCGTCCACTGAAAAAGAGTTCCAGAAGATTCCTTTTGCGGGTCTTAAACTTAAAGAAATACTCCTCTTCAAATACAAACAAGAGTATATTTTTGAGAGTATTGATTGA
- the tuf gene encoding elongation factor Tu, with translation MAKEKFSRTKPHVNIGTIGHVDHGKTTLTAAISAVLATKGLCEFKDYDGIDNAPEERERGITIATSHIEYETENRHYAHVDCPGHADYVKNMITGAAQMDGAILVVSAADGPMPQTREHILLSRQVGVPYIVVFMNKADMVDDEELLELVEMEIRELLSSYDFPGDDTPIVAGSALKALEEAKAGTVGAWGEKVLALMAAVDAYIPEPVRETDKDFLMPIEDVFSISGRGTVVTGKIDRGAVKIGETIEIVGIKDTKTTTVTGVEMFRKEMERGEAGDNCGILLRGIKKEEVERGMVLCKPKSITPHTQFEAEIYVLSKEEGGRHTPFFNNYRPQFYVRTTDVTGSITLPEGTEMVMPGDNVKINVTLIAPIALEEGTRFAIREGGRTVGAGVVSTIIK, from the coding sequence ATGGCAAAAGAAAAGTTCTCAAGAACCAAGCCACACGTTAACATTGGAACCATCGGTCACGTTGATCATGGTAAAACTACACTTACAGCTGCAATTTCTGCTGTACTTGCAACTAAAGGTCTTTGTGAATTTAAAGATTACGATGGTATTGATAACGCTCCTGAAGAGAGAGAGCGTGGTATTACTATTGCAACCTCACACATTGAATATGAAACAGAAAACCGTCACTACGCACACGTAGATTGTCCAGGTCACGCCGATTATGTTAAAAACATGATTACAGGTGCTGCTCAAATGGATGGCGCTATTCTTGTTGTTTCTGCAGCAGATGGCCCTATGCCTCAAACACGTGAGCACATCCTTCTTTCTCGTCAAGTAGGTGTTCCTTACATCGTTGTATTTATGAACAAAGCAGATATGGTTGATGATGAAGAACTTCTAGAACTCGTTGAAATGGAAATTCGTGAACTTCTTAGCTCATACGATTTCCCAGGTGATGACACACCAATCGTTGCAGGTTCTGCACTTAAAGCACTTGAAGAAGCAAAAGCAGGTACTGTTGGTGCATGGGGTGAGAAAGTTCTTGCTCTTATGGCAGCAGTTGATGCGTATATTCCAGAGCCAGTTCGTGAAACAGATAAAGATTTCTTGATGCCAATTGAAGACGTATTTTCAATCTCAGGTCGTGGTACCGTTGTTACAGGTAAAATCGACAGAGGTGCTGTAAAAATTGGTGAGACTATTGAAATCGTAGGTATAAAAGATACTAAAACAACAACAGTAACTGGCGTTGAAATGTTCCGTAAAGAGATGGAGCGTGGTGAAGCTGGTGATAACTGCGGTATCTTATTACGTGGTATCAAAAAAGAAGAAGTTGAGCGTGGTATGGTTCTTTGTAAACCAAAATCAATCACTCCTCATACACAATTTGAAGCTGAAATCTATGTTCTTTCAAAAGAAGAGGGTGGTAGACACACTCCATTCTTTAACAACTATAGACCACAGTTTTATGTACGTACAACAGACGTAACAGGTTCTATTACATTGCCAGAAGGTACTGAAATGGTTATGCCTGGTGATAACGTAAAAATCAATGTAACACTTATTGCACCTATCGCTCTTGAAGAAGGTACTCGTTTTGCAATCCGTGAGGGTGGTAGAACAGTTGGTGCGGGTGTTGTTTCTACAATCATCAAGTAA
- the rpmG gene encoding 50S ribosomal protein L33: MTVKIGLKCSECGDINYTTTKNSKTVTEKIELSKYCARLKKHTVHKEVKLKS; this comes from the coding sequence ATGACCGTTAAAATCGGATTAAAATGTTCAGAGTGTGGTGATATTAACTACACAACGACAAAAAACAGCAAAACAGTTACTGAAAAAATTGAACTTAGCAAGTATTGTGCAAGACTTAAAAAACATACTGTTCATAAAGAAGTTAAATTAAAAAGTTAA
- the secE gene encoding preprotein translocase subunit SecE, with protein MEKLRAYYHHSKAELSKVIFPIKEQIRNAFISVFVVVTVISLFLALIDAIMSFSLSSLV; from the coding sequence ATGGAAAAATTAAGAGCTTATTATCATCATTCTAAAGCTGAATTATCGAAGGTTATTTTTCCGATTAAAGAACAGATTCGAAATGCTTTTATTTCTGTTTTTGTCGTAGTAACCGTGATTTCACTCTTTTTAGCATTGATTGATGCCATTATGTCTTTTTCTTTGTCTTCTTTGGTTTAA
- the nusG gene encoding transcription termination/antitermination protein NusG, with amino-acid sequence MAHKWYAIQTYAGSEQAVKKGIVTLVNDHGIAEKLEQIVVPTEDVIEVKNGKKKISERSLYPGYAFAKLDLDTALWHLIQSLPKVGRFIGESKKPTPLSEKDIALILEKAEKKGAPKPKIFFENGESVRITEGPFANFTGSVEEYDMVHGKLTLNVSIFGRSTPVEILYSQVEKIV; translated from the coding sequence ATGGCACATAAATGGTATGCAATTCAAACTTATGCTGGTAGTGAGCAAGCTGTCAAAAAAGGTATTGTTACCCTTGTTAACGATCATGGTATCGCTGAAAAATTGGAGCAAATTGTTGTTCCAACCGAAGATGTCATTGAAGTTAAGAATGGTAAAAAAAAGATTAGTGAACGAAGCCTCTATCCTGGCTATGCATTTGCAAAGCTAGATTTAGATACAGCATTGTGGCATCTTATCCAATCACTGCCAAAAGTTGGAAGGTTTATTGGTGAATCCAAAAAACCTACGCCTTTGAGTGAAAAAGATATTGCACTGATTTTAGAAAAAGCTGAGAAAAAAGGTGCGCCAAAACCAAAAATCTTCTTTGAAAATGGAGAGAGCGTTAGGATTACAGAAGGTCCTTTTGCAAACTTTACAGGTTCAGTTGAAGAGTATGATATGGTCCATGGCAAACTCACACTCAATGTTTCAATCTTTGGTCGAAGTACCCCAGTTGAGATTCTTTATTCTCAAGTTGAAAAAATAGTTTAA
- the rplK gene encoding 50S ribosomal protein L11 gives MAKKVIGEIKLQIEAAKANPSPPVGPALGQRGVNIMEFCKAFNERTKEMAGFRIPVVITVYADKSFTFVTKQPPATDLIKKAAGIKSGSSNPLKNKVGTLNKAQILEIVEKKIADLNTTDREQAAKIISGSARSIGITVVD, from the coding sequence ATGGCAAAAAAAGTCATTGGCGAAATTAAATTGCAGATTGAAGCTGCTAAAGCAAACCCATCACCTCCAGTTGGTCCAGCCCTTGGTCAACGTGGTGTAAATATTATGGAATTTTGTAAAGCATTTAACGAAAGAACAAAAGAGATGGCAGGTTTTAGAATCCCTGTTGTTATTACTGTTTATGCTGATAAAAGTTTTACATTTGTAACAAAACAACCACCTGCAACGGATCTTATTAAAAAAGCAGCTGGTATTAAAAGTGGTTCAAGTAATCCTTTAAAAAACAAAGTTGGAACACTCAATAAAGCTCAAATTCTTGAGATTGTTGAGAAAAAAATTGCTGATCTTAATACCACAGATCGTGAGCAAGCAGCGAAAATTATTTCGGGATCTGCTCGAAGTATTGGTATTACAGTCGTCGATTAA